Genomic DNA from Chaetodon trifascialis isolate fChaTrf1 chromosome 19, fChaTrf1.hap1, whole genome shotgun sequence:
CTTCAACTGTTTCCTTCATTATAGCTTATAGCTATTTGTCTTCACTGTGCTCcctggaaaaaagaaagcctGTTTGTCGTTTGAGCTTTAGTAAGGGATTAATAATTCATAAGTTCCTTGATACCTATAATGCTTTTAAGCTTCAAATGATTCAGTGTTCTTGTTATTTCACTACTGCTGAGCTTTGTCCGTGTCTGGCTAAAAGGAAGATTTCAGGTCACCTTGCCACtactgtgtttctttttaattgtCTAATTTAATGATGTTGAGGCTTTATGAACCTCTCACAGACCTCCCTCCtcaggcccctcagacctcccccCTCTGGCACCTCAGGCCTCTCTCCTCAGGCCCCTCAAACCTCCCTCCtcaggcccctcagacctccctcctcaggcccctcagacctccctcctcaggcccctcagacctctctcttcaggcccctcagacctctctcctcaggcccctcagacctctctcttcaggcccctcagacctctctcctcaggcccctcagacctccctcctcaggcccctcagacctctctcttcaggcccctcagacctcTCTCCTCAGGCCCCTCAGGCCTCCCTCCtcaggcccctcagacctccctcctcaggcccctcagacctctctcttcaggcccctcagacctctctcctcaggcccctcagacctccctcctcaggccctcagacctccctcctcaggcccctcagacctcccccCTCTGGCACCtcaggcccctcagacctctctcttcaggcccctcagacctccctcctccggcccctcagacctccctcttcaggcccctcagacctccctcTTCAGGCCCCTCAGAGCTCCCTCCTCAGGCCCCTCAGAGCTCCCTCCtcaggcccctcagacctccctcctcaggcccctcagacctcccccCTCTggcccctcagacctccctcctcaggcccctcagacctccctcctccggcccctcagacctccctcctcaggcccctcagacctccctcctcaggcccctcagacctctctcttcaggcccctcagacctccctcctcaggcccctcagacctccctcctcaggcccctcagacctctctcttcaggcccctcagacctccctcctcaggcccctcagacctccctcctccggcccctcagacctccctcctccggcccctcagacctccctcctcaggcccctcagacctccctcttcaggcccctcagacctctctcttcaggcccctcagacctccctcttcaggcccctcagacctccctcttcaggcccctcagacctccctcttcaggcccctcagacctctctcttcaggcccctcagacctccctcttcaggcccctcagacctccctcttcaggcccctcagacctccctcctccggcccctcagacctccctcctccggcccctcagacctccctcctcaggcccctcagacctccctcctccggcccctcagacctccctcctccggcccctcagacctccctcttcaggcccctcagacctctctcttcaggcccctcagacctccctcttcaggcccctcagacctctctcttcaggcccctcagacctctctcttcaggcccctcagacctctctcttcaggcccctcagacctccctcttcaggcccctcagacctccctcctccggcccctcagacctccctcctcaggcccctcagacctccctcttcaggcccctcagacctctctcttcaggcccctcagacctccctcttcaggcccctcagacctccctcctcaggcccctcagacctccGTCCTCTCATGCAGGTATTATCACCCTCACTGGTCAGAGGATGACCGTGCTAACTGGTAACCTTTGGCTGAATAGTTGCTTGCTGAAAGCATTACGTTTTACCGTAATTGGTTTTAAATACATACTCATATGGGTTTGATATCTTTGCTAAACATTAACATAAGTTAAATTGTGCTCAGCAAGACTCCTTCACCTCATGTAACGTTCTACAAACTGTAGCCAAAGTTTTTTTACACCCTTATCCTCAATCAGAAATTGGCCCATATTCAACCTTCTGTATAAAAGACCTCCCTCCTCAGGGAGTATAAAAGTGTTGAATTCTGCAGGCTGCTCTGCTTCACAGCATCATATTTAGCATGTAGACATGAGCGCAcgatcaatcttctcatcttcaTTGCTGCAGATACACAGAGCAAAGAATGAGAGTgtaaaaagaagtgaaaaaacATTGTTGGATAGTCCAAAATCTTTAACATCAAAGTTAAACATAATCATACATGCAGCATGTAGAGATATGAAGAGAGAGATCTGTGTGATTAGTGagcactacacacacacacacacacacacacacacacacacacacacacacacacacacacacagggggatGGATAGCTACGATGCCCACCTTCCTCTACGTGCACCCCCCTCTCACTCCCCTGCTCTCCATCACTATGGTTACAATGATGCAGGTTACCGTGGCAGCCAAGTCAGCCCCGCGCTAACACAAAGGCGCACGTGCATGTGCCGTAcctcacacacaggcatacgCAAGCTGTGACGCTGAGGAGTTGAGTTTCTTTAGCTATTTCTGGAGGGAGACGGGATGTTGCGCTGGCGTCATTTCTGCATTCAACCTCCTGTCTCTGTTCTTTCTTATCCGTCTCGTCATGAGCAGATGCCCCCGCTCCGGCCTGTTTTCattgaatttgaatttaaaataaaacatggagCGAAATGATTAATGGCACCGTTATCAGAGATCTGTACATGAATGGTGCACCAAGAAGCATCTTATCTGCTGCTGCCAGTACTGTGCATGTGGCTCTTATCATCTCTTGTTCTTGTATTGACTCTTCATTGGTTGGTGGATGAAGTTATTACTGCGCGTATGAGGCTCTGCTGCCACCTAATGTTCACATTAAGAACTGCAGGTGGAATCACATCTTGATGTTTGGTTGCAGATTTCTcagaatatgtgtgtttttcttcaaaatACACATGATGATCATGTTTAGTTGtgtgatgaatgatgaattgttttgtctgttaaaACTGGACAATAGTGAACAATGCAGCTTACAATTTCTAAGAGCCCAAGCTGACATCAAAAAAGAAGAATGGTTAAAAGAAGGGAAGCAACAAAGtaaggaaggaggaagggaaaAATGAGTAGAAGGAAAgcaaaaagggaggaaaaacaaagggaagagagagagtaaaataaaagtaaaagtaatatGATGTAGCTCAACTATGCTCGAATATAAATTTGTGTCTGGAGGGCTTCCTGAACTACTTAGTCTCAAAACCCACTTCCTTCTTCTGggtttatgtgtatgtatgcacacCTACACCAGAGTACGTTCACCTTTATCCCTTTTAGGATTTCCTCAGACTTCTTAGTAATAATCCCATTTCTTCTAATCCGACCCcacccgtcctcctcctccactccgacatgctctctctcacacaagTATCCACACATGTAGCCTAGATTCTCTCATTTAGACCTGCAGCCATTCATGTTGTTGGACTACTGCTGTCGTTGTTGTGGATTCACACTCATAAAACGCCATGGACCCTTCTCCCTCAAGACTACACCCAGTGACACCTGGGTAAGGACACCGTGATGTGTGCTAGAGTAGAGAGGTATGAGACAGCAGAGCCTCGGTGCACAGCGAGGTGCACTGAGGCTGATCAGTGAGTGTGATTGAGCTAATTGGTGCAAGTGTTTTCATGAATTAGACTTTTATTCCATGTATTAGGAAGTGATTACGTTTATTGTGATTTTAGTACATCAGAAAACTTATTCCAATTATACCAAATTGCCTCTTGTTTTAATTATGCCATCCTCATTACAGTCATAATTAACATTTAACTGAAGATTTTATGAGGTTTTCACAGTCAGACTGAACCAAATCTCAGCAGGCTTGAGGGTTGAATTTAAAGCTGGTTTCTAGAACAGTTTAGTTGAGTGTGGCACTGAGGCAGCAAACAAACGAGGAGCTAGCCAAGGTGTTTAGCTGTCTCTGAGAGTATTAGCATAAGCTCAGCCACACCCACACCCTCATGGTGGTCTGACCAGGGCTGGACTAGATCGCACGTGGTTTAGGTGGGCCGCCGCAAAACGAAAAGAGGGTCTTGATTGAATTAGTTTTGAAAATGCATCGTGTCTATTTACAGCCTCGTGATTCAGCTGCAGTAAAGTTAAAATCGTTCATCAAGACCTCACTAGCGGCTcagtgctgctttgagctaaatgctaacgtcaacATGCTAAAATTCCCGGAGTGGCTATGTTAACAtataggtgtgtgtttgtcatctAAATGTAGCATGTTTAGTGTGCTAACATCTACTAATTAGCACccaaaaaagtacattttattCTGATTGGAATGTCTTAAGTTTTTCATGTATTCAGAGGTATTTTTCATCCTCTGGGAGCTGCAAATGTCTGTCCAAAAATGTATGATAATCAGTAGTTCACTGTAGACCAACATGAGCCGATCAACAAACTGACAGAGCAACATTTCCATCCACTTCCTCTGAGgctgacctctgctgcttcactctGATGGGCATACTTTATCATTTTTAGGCTTTACAGACGAAAGGATTAATCAGTTATCTAAAAATAGACCTTCGCTGTTAAAGACGCCCTTATAGTCACTATATATATGACAATCAACACATAGCTGTTTTACTCCAGTCCAACCATCTGTGGCTTTGAACAGATGGTGTAGTGAAAGTTGTTACTCATTTGCGGTCTGTATCAGAGCAGACGTTTGACTTGTAACAGCAGGGAAAGCACAGGAATAACTAATGAGGTTAACAATGGCTCGATTCCATTAAGGTGTGTGAGAAAGCCAGCGAGCTAACATGCAGGGCCCTGGCACCGGCACACCTGGCTGGAATGTGGCCCATTATTAATGTAATTAGTTACCCCTGTGTTTGACAAGCCTAAATGTCAGCTGAGAGAAGAGGTCTTTTATGTCTTTTCCGAGGGTGTCGTGTAACCCATTTCCTGTACGGGCTGCAGTTAATCACCTATGAAAGGAGACGTTAGTGAGCAAGAAACGGCcgtctgctgctcactgctgtcaGGAGTTTTCTGGGTCATGAAGCAAAGGGGGAAATGTAGGAGAGGATGGGGGGTTTCTCTTAGCTGCTGGATGCACACAAGGCATCAAATAATGATGAGGTCTTGCCGGTAAATAGCTCCACATGTAGTTTTCCAGTCAGATTAGAATCACTGACATAAAGGTTTATGTTTTTCTTGGTATTTATAGTCTTGTTTTCTCAGTTATGGCCTTGTTTGCTCGAAGCAAACATCCGCAGATGGTCGATGGGAGATGTTTCCAAAGCTAAAAGGCTCAGAATtccatccactcattgattaaTGACTCATGTGTGTAATTGATTTTGGTGTTTAGCCTCACCCAGGGTTGTAATTTCAGCTTTTCTCAGCAGTCAAATGAAGGATAAAGGAAATATCTATGTAAACATGTTGGCAGGAAGATACATTATACACAGCAGTCGTAGTAGGTTAAGTATAATTCAGTATCAGTAACATTACAGGATGGACATCCACTGGGCATCATTCCTCAGCAGGTGACTGTTTGGTCCTCTCCTCAGGTCGTCCTGCAGAATCTGTTGATGTGCATGGTGTGCTTCTACTCTCTCTACTACATCGCGGTCAGTCTCTGCATCGGGCTGCTCAGGTACGCACACAGACGCCGAGACCTACTGCAGGAACACAGCGCGAAGGCAGACAAGTTTATCGTTTATCATCCTCTGGTGTTTCTCTAGGGTTCACGAGATCAACAGCTTGTTGACTCCATTTGACTACACGACACAACCGTCATGGCAGAACCCCAAATACCTGGGTGAGTAGCACTGATGGAACGTAAACAAGCACGTTTTCTCAAGTGCTGTACGTGCTTTACGTGTTCTTTACTTGATTTATTAGTTCCTTTGCAGATTTGGGTTTTACATAAAATGTAACAcgtgatcagctgatgaactaTGAGGCACTCTTGTAGATTAAACTGAAGTAATAGCGACTTCAAgtgcaacagcaacaacaacaacaggaaaaagcTGCTTACACATTAATCCATAGGTAATATATCCAATTATGTCACGTGGATTATCATATATTATTACTGAGGGCCATTCTGCTGCATCATGACTGCTCCTGCATTTGATCATTTTGGTCCATTTTCCTAGTGAAGACGTCCTTTTACTAAAGTGCACTTTTTAATGcactattttctgtctttgtcttctatAGGCCCATAGCAagaggtgtaaataataaatgaaattgatctagctgcttcagtttcagggtcctgacTCACTTTCACACTGTCTGGGACCCTTAAATAGAATGGAGCCATCATTGATAATAATATACTGAAAAACTAgttttacaaaaacataaacacagcaatGAAATACACAGTAATGTATGGATAAACAGGCTGCCGTCAAGGATCAAGGAGGAATAAAACTTAAACAATGGGTGATTAAaaccagaaataaaacacaagggTAAAATGTCAATTTCAGAAAAAGATGAGGCAGAGTATCACGTGTGATTTtcgctcttcctccctccagtTGGCGTCATTTCCACAGAAGTGACCTATGTTTTGGGCGGGCTGGTGTTCGCCTGGATCGTGGAGGAGTGGGTTTGGGATTATGCCATAACTGTCACGCTGCTGCATGTCGCGATGACTGtagcaggtaaacacacacacacacacacacacacacacacacacacacacacacaaacacaaagcggATCAATAGAGCGGAACAGCTGATAGGATTGGAGGCCTGGTTATGTAACTGGAAAGAGTGGCTGTAGTTCAAAGATggataggcacacacacaccaaacacacacatctctccaTCCTTCACTTGTGAGTGAATATGTGCAGTATGTTTTCTGTGCAGGTAGTtctcacatttcacacacagcctTCATGTTTCTGCAGTGATGTCAGACTTCCCCTCAGCTGAGCATTGGTGGATAGCTCTGGGTAAGActtccactttctctctctgtgtgttcttACCTGTCTCTAATCCCATTTGCAGAGCATAAAACTCTCCTTAGATACACTTTTTACTGTTCCCAGACTCACTCTAACTCTTCCTTCAGTGCATCCCTTCAGACTGCGGCTTTTTAAGGACAGCTGCTGGCCTCTAAACCTCCCTCTGATTGAACTCCTTTTCTCATTTATTGAATCCCTCTCCCTGCAGGTTCGGGCCTGGTAATGATGATATTCGGAGGACAGCTCCTGGCCTATAAACTCTTCAGAAGCAACTTTGTCTATCCAGCTGAACTACAGAACTTCTAATGAACACAGCGAGGAAAGCTTTTAACTGGCTTACTGGTTAATCTCAGGTCCGGATACATCCCAGCGGGTTCGCTTTTCAGAGACATGCTGCTAGGTTCAAGGTAACACTGGTATGAGGAACTACAGTATATCTATGAAGAGTATACTGTAGCTTTGTTGATTAACTAATAGTCAGATCCCTTCTTGTACAAATGGCCCAATTTTGTGTATTtaacagcagttttttttaaacacattctGTACATTATGTAAGATACATACATTAAATTCTTGCAGCAAAAtgattttttgtgtgtctgcgttcatgtgtttgtcagtgtgttgaCTCCCTGATTGAAACAAAGTGTCCTCTGTAACCCCAAGTCAGTGACACCTGTTGAGCCCtcactaaaataaataaatgatgaatgaatgaatgaatgaatgaatgaatgaatgaatgaatgaatgaatgaatgaaaactcAGGGCTGCTTTTAAGGCCCTCCAGTAGAGCTCCCTCTGCTGTTTGGGCCTGGACTGACAGCCCTCTGGCCTCTCTCCTGGGAAGCCTCATGTCATACTGATGCTGGgtggtattattattattattattattattattattattattattactacaaGGTAAGGCGACAGTGATCATAGTAATAATGGTAATTTActgtcacttttttcttttttccttcatgaCATTGTGCAGCCCATTTCTCATATTTTTGTTGTCTCCATGCATATCAACACACTCAGCACAGCATGCCTTTatcaatatgtttttttctgtcctccctcttatttttttctaattttcctCATTGTCACAACTCGTGTTTTTCTTCTTATATTGGTATGTCACACTTtgtcacatttaaataaaatcaaataaagaaaaacacataatagatCAAATCAACCATTTAGATATTTCTCAAAGTCGCTGATGTGTGATAACAACAATTTAAGGccagaacagctgctgtgtaTCCTAcaggtgtgtgatgtctgtctctaagcaaccgtgacagcaacacacgcaggcagcgaggcacagacacacgaccggggtcctgcgtagatcccctcacgacaattttgctggccttagtatttcctgtgttttattttgttcattattgttaaatttagtgttagaatgtgtgtgtgtgtgtgtgtgtgtgagacagacatgtgcattggacatttgtgaaaatacggaacaaatcgcgtcccaacatttaattgtcaattaaaggacgattccgtattttacgggacgggtggcaaccctacctataattgaccttgaacagccaatcatgtggagagattgctgccccatacatccatccatccattatctataccgcctatccctttcggggttgcggggggctggagcctatcccagctacaatgggcgagaggcggggtacaccctgaaccggtcgccagccgattgcagggccacatgaaaggacaaacaaacattcacactcacacctacggacaatttagagtcatcaattaacctaatgagcatgtttttggtctgtgggaggaagccggagtgcccggggagaacccacgcatgcacgggaagaacatgcaaacttcacacagagaggccccgcttgacccggggatcgaaccggcagccttcttgctgtgaggcacgcgcactacctgctgcgccaccgtgcagcccctgccccatacaaaataaaacaaatatagaacagaaatatgtcagctaagacgcggcattaatgatccgttaatgtcaagaagcacccaacaagccatagcttcgatgagccatagacgaacgcagttcaattcgcctgatctaataagcaattgatgaagcactgaaaaaacactttaaaaaccttctcatggtcaattctttaagccgaattactcagcagagcatactgattactttcccagatcgaaacgcgcggaccgacgcagattttggagaaaagcgagataactttaaatttgtggatttttgactggggttcggcgagccccgcagcgtcccgttagagtcctcacttcgggacgaaagcgactgccacactgtcaaaaacagttatatttctccgtagattttacaaaaggatcataaactatcactgagttttaggcatgttattcaaatgtgtactttttgcATAATtagtcttacctggccacagtttcatgcaaacgatgtcctcgtgcgcctgaggtgaacggcagagtcccgtgatcttgctgggcaggtggaggtctgctatcctgcacgttcacatacaaccagattgactgtccgtgaacatgtgtgaaagaagattcatcgaccggtatcgaggaacacttttaagtcaaatttcaggtttctgcttgagctcagagcgggacacagtggaactacactgttaaaagggatttgggcttttagtcagaaggactattgctgtcaagctgagagaactctgcccattacaacaaagaaagaagagttcaaacaacttcaacttgaaaaaagcgcggaaactcattaaaaacccatgataatccattcagttaacttcagaaaatacgtcgtgggcatttcaaccaacacgcatgcgcccgcaatgtgacgccacgcgcagtgttgaactttatATCGAGCCACcgccatctttttacctcggagccgagccgtccagtaagtacatttaaaattattttagcttagttagttcatctgttagtaatgtgcattggtcgtctaatgtctctccatctcaaatgatccgtcaagatattaaacctgtcatgaatatttcatgttcgttctttttcggaaatacatgtagcgctagctagctagcgccgccagagtgaaacagcaagttaatgtagggttgagcctcatattcgactgtaataagtattcggcaccgacagtgtactcttataggagtgaaacagtgcgagacttgtctttattattacggaaaaatgtgtcaactgtgggaatattatacctggatcaacccgctaatatacgCGACGTTGCGACTTGcacaagaggctttgctcgcactcaaacaacctggcacaggattgacaaggcagcggaataacagagcaacttatgttccacgaggaagaggagtggaaaaacactgaccactgccgtagtgtatggatattttttatgtagagttagatgctgtataaacacgtagttataggtgattgttttcaggtgtgccgttacactctgtatccatggcaacgcgcagcagtgggggtgaacggcCACGCAGCCCATCGGCTGCGTGTGggtttttggccagtgggaaaggagcccaATGCCGTTTCAAAGCGGGTCGACCGAGTttgaattagaaaaaaaaactgtgtcaGCCCGGTAACTATGAGCCGCTTCCCCAATGAATTAAGCGGGGTCGATGCGAGTTTTTCAATGCTAGTCGACCCGCTAGAAATCGGCATATAGCTCCTTTCCTATGGACCAGAAAACCCGGGTCTGATCTCCATCTGGCAgctgccaccatagacataatgtacgtagacgcctcattgactgacgcttcctattcgCTCCGTACACAATATGGCGACCGTTGACCTTCGAACTTGAGTGTGCGGGGCAGTACTTCCGGGTAATACTTCCGGTTCGCGTCCGACAGCAAGAGACAACCGCAACCGAGAAccagagataagcagagaga
This window encodes:
- the tmem244 gene encoding putative transmembrane protein 244; this translates as MLLDYCCRCCGFTLIKRHGPFSLKTTPSDTWVVLQNLLMCMVCFYSLYYIAVSLCIGLLRVHEINSLLTPFDYTTQPSWQNPKYLVGVISTEVTYVLGGLVFAWIVEEWVWDYAITVTLLHVAMTVAVMSDFPSAEHWWIALGSGLVMMIFGGQLLAYKLFRSNFVYPAELQNF